In a single window of the Nilaparvata lugens isolate BPH chromosome 1, ASM1435652v1, whole genome shotgun sequence genome:
- the LOC120351824 gene encoding uncharacterized protein LOC120351824, whose amino-acid sequence MSCGVCRKSLRSENTPLISCGICNVSFHCKCVNIKESDIKFLKDSDNVWKCPTCLDARRKSVVLNSPIKTSEEEITLSSIMKKLSDMEEQSKQLEKDLGGSINFCHNDVESILKKIEVQDSKLNLYLQKIDKQNEEIALLKTQNLKLQKQVCDLEQYSRVNCVEIQGIPTEANEDVKSLVLAVSKALDHPIDEKLIDNCHRLPSKDRDRPPAIIAKFVRRFDKEALLQKRRIKRDFSTRHLGHQQISPIYLNESLCPERRRLLTLAKKAKDEGNFKYLWVRNGKVLARRTDGQPVIVIETVQDLNKLVDTSK is encoded by the coding sequence ATGTCGTGTGGTGTATGCCGTAAGTCTTTGAGGAGCGAGAACACTCCTCTAATCAGTTGTGGAATTTGCAATGTTTCGTTCCATTGTAAGTGTGTCAATATCAAGGAATCTGACATTAAGTTTCTGAAGGATTCGGATAACGTGTGGAAGTGCCCTACTTGTCTTGACGCACGAAGGAAGAGTGTAGTGCTCAACTCACCAATCAAAACATCTGAGGAGGAGATTACCCTGTCTTCCATTATGAAAAAGCTCAGCGATATGGAGGAGCAATCGAAGCAACTGGAGAAGGATCTAGGAGGATCCATCAATTTCTGCCACAACGATGTTGAgagcatattaaaaaaaatcgaGGTACAGGACAGCAAATTGAActtatatttacaaaaaatagatAAACAAAACGAAGAAATAGCATTATTAAAAACCCAAAATCTCAAACTTCAAAAACAAGTATGCGATTTAGAACAATATTCGAGAGTAAACTGTGTCGAAATTCAAGGAATTCCAACTGAAGCGAATGAGGACGTGAAAAGCCTGGTGTTAGCAGTGAGCAAAGCGTTGGATCATCCCATCGACGAGAAGCTGATCGACAACTGTCACCGACTTCCATCCAAAGACAGAGACAGACCGCCTGCAATTATAGCCAAATTCGTGAGGCGTTTCGACAAGGAGGCCCTGCTgcaaaaaagaagaataaagaggGACTTCTCTACGCGACACCTTGGACATCAGCAGATCTCTCCAATCTACCTGAACGAGAGCTTATGTCCCGAAAGAAGACGTCTCCTAACGTTGGCGAAAAAGGCTAAAGATGAGGGAAATTTCAAGTACTTGTGGGTGCGAAATGGCAAGGTGCTAGCTAGGCGCACGGATGGACAACCTGTAATTGTCATAGAGACCGTCCAGGACTTGAACAAGCTAGTTGACACGTCCAAGTAG